The following coding sequences are from one Shewanella violacea DSS12 window:
- a CDS encoding dienelactone hydrolase family protein yields the protein MMVKQEVHDIPTSTGLMRTYLYRPKEDGVFATIIFYSEIFQQTAPIARAATILAGHGFVVLVPEVFHELNPIGTVLAYDDAGKDKGNEDKFAKPLESHDSDVEALVRFARSQEFCTSQVGSMGVCIGGHLAYRAALNPDVSAAFCLYATDIHSNTLPCQPGNDSLSRTQGIQGELVMVWGKQDPHVSGEGRKLIYAKLEATKRSFTWLEVNAEHAFMRDGADRYDPALAMEMYGQAVDFFHRFLR from the coding sequence ATGATGGTCAAACAAGAAGTTCATGATATTCCAACCAGTACAGGTTTGATGCGAACTTATCTTTATCGCCCGAAAGAGGATGGGGTGTTTGCTACTATTATTTTTTATTCAGAAATTTTTCAGCAAACGGCCCCTATAGCCAGAGCCGCGACTATCTTGGCTGGCCATGGCTTCGTGGTACTAGTGCCTGAGGTTTTTCATGAGCTGAATCCTATCGGTACAGTTCTAGCTTATGATGATGCAGGTAAAGATAAAGGTAATGAAGATAAGTTTGCTAAGCCGCTAGAGTCCCATGACTCAGATGTTGAAGCTCTGGTTCGTTTTGCCAGAAGTCAGGAGTTTTGTACCAGTCAGGTTGGCAGCATGGGGGTCTGTATCGGCGGGCATCTAGCCTACCGCGCCGCACTTAACCCGGATGTCTCGGCGGCATTCTGTCTCTATGCAACAGATATCCACTCCAACACGCTTCCTTGCCAGCCTGGCAATGACTCCCTGAGCCGTACCCAAGGTATTCAAGGTGAACTGGTTATGGTGTGGGGCAAGCAAGATCCCCATGTATCCGGCGAAGGACGTAAGCTTATCTACGCTAAACTGGAAGCCACGAAGAGAAGTTTCACCTGGCTGGAAGTCAATGCCGAACACGCCTTCATGCGCGATGGTGCAGATAGATATGATCCAGCACTTGCCATGGAGATGTATGGTCAAGCAGTCGATTTCTTTCATCGTTTCTTAAGATAG